The Oceanispirochaeta sp. M1 DNA window CCTTTATGCAGTGCGGCTTCCCTTGCGGAAAGTCCCACTGTGCTAAAAAGAAAACTAACGTTCGGACCGTACCTAAATCATAAGATTTTCGGCACGATTCTATTTGACAGGATCGTTCCTCAGCCTTACGGCTTGCGGTACGACCTTATCTTCGTACTACCAGTGCTTGACTTTCGTCAAATACTTTAATTTCCCTTCTCTAATATCTCTTTAAAAGAACTTGCGAGCCACTCTCGTAGCAGCGCTCAGTGAATATATTTTAAAGTTGATAACTTGTCAACCGTGTTTCAAAAACTTTATTTAAATGCTTTTAAAACCTATATTTACTTTGCTTCAGGCTGCTTTGCTATTGCTTAGCTGCTTGAAGCGTGAGGATGATAATATTGAAAAACACACCGGGTGTAAACCCCTTTTTAAAAAGTTTTCCATTTTTCTCAAAGACAAAAAAACAGGCCTGATTCGGCCCGTTCTGCCCTGATATATTATCGGTAAAAGCTCATGATGCTTTAGAAAAAAACACCAGAAGATTTATCCTTCATTTCTTACTGTTACTTTACAGCTGAGAGCATCGTTTTCATCTCTGGAAAACTTCAGCTCTCCTTCCAGTCTTTTTCTATAATGTATATAGACCCAGTTACTGACTGCTTCTTTTACGTCTCTTTCATTAAGTTCAAGATCCGCAAGCTGGGTGGCATCAATACCACTGCTGTCCAGTCTCATTCTAAGCCAGTAAAACAGAGGTACCATGAGCAGGGTGCTGAACAGCCCTACAAGAAGTACCTGAAACAGATTGATGGACAGATTCTTAAATACTAAAAGATCCGCCAGGAAGGTCGAGAGGCATACAATTAAAAAACAAAGACCCGCCAGAACGGCTGTCCCCTTAATTCTATCACCCAATTTCATTTTGAACTCCTACAACTGTTGAGACAGAGCCTCAATGCTTTTCATTCTCTAACAACACACCGACAGGGTCGGAGGAAAGCGATTCCAGAAGAATCTTACACTTGTAAGGTACTCTAATCTGTCTATTGAATCAAATTCTTATACAATTATATGCCTATATTCTCTCATTTCATACTGTAGAAGAAAATCATGGAGTAATGATAAAATCTCTTAATACATTTGAGTTCGGCAGTATTTTATAAATCTGAGAACAGAATGAACACCATAAATGCCTGAAGATATGGCACAATAGGATATTATGTACGATTACAGCAGATCAAAAAGAGCGACCCGCGCTCTGATACATTTAGAGAACCTCATATGGAATCTGGAGAAGGTGAGGGAATTTATCGGACCCGACAGAAAACTCTGTCTGGCGGTTAAGGCAGATGCCTACGGGCATGGTGCTGTGGCTATATCCATGACGGCTTTGAAACATGGAGTGACTCACCTGGCAGTTTCCAATCTGGATGAAGGAAAGGAACTTCGCGAGGCAGGGATTACAGCACCCATAATTCTGCTTAGTTATCCTCAGGAAAATGAGTATGAAGATGTGATTGATTACAAGCTGGAACCCTTTGTAGGAGATGAAGAGTATCTGAATCGCCTGAATCTGATGGTTCGGGAGAAAGAAGCGCCCCCCCTTACAATACATATAAAGATAGACACCGGCATGGGACGAATAGGCTGCCCCCCCGAAGATGCTCCCTACCTTGCCCGCCTGGCGGATACAGCAAAGGGACTGAAAATCGGCGGAATATGTACCCACTTCCCGGTTTCTGACAGCATGGACCCTGAGAATCAGGCATTTACCGAAGAGCAGACTAATACTCTTTCTGATATCAAAAAAGAGATCCTTTCAATGAATATAGACCCGGGTCTTGTCCATGCGGCAAATTCAGGAGGAATATTCCTTCATAAAAAAAGTCACCTGGATATGGTTCGTCTGGGAATCAGTGCATACGGTTATCTTCCTCATAGCAGTATGGCAAAAACTGAAGAACTGAAACCTGTGATGGAGCTGAAAACAAGAATAGCCTTCTTGAAAACAGTCAGCCCCGGTCAGACTGTATCCTATGGAAGGACATGGACTGCGAAAGAGGAGTGCCGTATTGCGTCTATCCCTGTGGGATACGCCGATGGATACATGCGCCTGCTTTCAGGTAAAGCGGAATTCCTGATTAAGGGAAAACGTTACCCTATAGCCGGCAGAGTCTGTATGGATCAGCTGATGATTAATCTTGGCAATGAGAGGGATATTAAAGTTGGTGATGAAGTGACCATTTTCGGACCGGACCGTGCCGGACCGGATGCATCTGAGCTGGCAGACCTGATCGGAACCATCTCCTATGAGATAACCTGCGCTGTCAATAAACGGGTTCCCAGAATCTATACCAGCTAGAAAAAGGTTCTGTAGTCTGGAAGAGACAGAGTCCGTCTTAAAAGCTGAGTATAAATGGCACCAGAAAAGGAACTAATACTGTAAGAACTATCCCGTTGAAAAGGGAGATGACAGCATACTGCTTCCCTGAATAGAGGGAAATGATCGGCAGGGTCGTATCCATACTGGTCGCACCCCCCGATGCAATCGGCCCGAGAGGCCCTGCCCAACGTACAAACAATGGTGTCATCAGCAATGTGATGATCTCTCTCATTATATTGGCAAGAAGAGCGATCGTACCGGGAAGCTCTCCTCTCAGTTCAGTTATAAAGAGACTCGAGAGGCTGTAATAACCGAATCCGCCGCTTATGGCCAGAACTTCCTGCAGGTCCAGTCCCTGAACAAAAACAGAGATAAGAGCTGCACCTCCCAGAGATCCTGCAACGATTGACAATGGAACCAGAACAATCTTAAGATTTGTCTCCTTCAGAACCCGGAGAGAATCAGTATCTCCTCCGATACCAAAGCCCACAAGACACATCAGAACATAGAGCACATAGGTACTCATAGACCCGAGGGCTTCGGGAATCCAACCACCTGCATCACCAAGAGCTCCCAGAAGAACACCCGCCGCAAAAAAAGCCAGAATAATCAGGGAGTTTTTCATGCATCTTCCCCCTGAAGTTTTTTAGCTGAAACTTCGGCTCCATCATGAACATCATCTTCAGTCCCCAGTTCAATATGGTCATGACGGAAGAAAAAATGGAAAACGACTGCGGCCAGGAGAATAGACCCCCCTACAGAAGCAACTGTAATAAGAAGAGCTTTCAAACCTATTAAATGGAAGTTCCGGATAATTGTTTCATTCTGTCCGACTGTTATCCCCAACAGAAAAAGGAGCAGATAGATAACATAACTGACAGTTTTATCAAGCCCCTGGTATAATTTCTTATATTTTCTCAAAATAAAGCCGGCAATCATACCGACAGACATGATTATAATTACGGTGAGCAATTTAGTTTCCTTATTTCAGTAAATGATTTTTAGATATTAGCTCTCTGCAGGGCTGTCAGTCCAGCCCTTACAATCAAATCAGCGGTCAAGCCCGGGAGGCAAACGGCTTTCCAGTTCAATCATCTCTCTGGTAAGCTCACGGATCTTTTCTCTGAGCATAAAGACACAGTCGGTTTCCGTTGTTTTACCACGAACAATATCTTCGGCAAGAGCCTTACAGCTGGGAGCACCGCATGAGCCGCAGTCCAGACCGGGTAAGCCCTGTCTGATGATTTCCATCTCCTCCATCATCTCCATGGCCTTCTTATAATCAGGATCCAGAAGATGGGTGGCACAGCTTTCAATCTCTTCGGTCCATTGGAGACCTATCATATCGATTGTATTATAACCTTCCCCGGAAGAATCATGCTCCATGGGAGCCTGATGACTGCGTTCCCGGCTTGTGATGATGTTCCTGGCAATATAAGGATTCTCCACAGTCAGAGGGCCACCGACACAACCTCCCGGACAACTCATCATTTCGACAAAGTCAACATTTTTAATATGTCCGTTCTCAAGATTTTCCAGAACATCAATAACATGATCAATACCATCCACAGAAATATGATTTTCTGAATGGACCGCCGAGCCTTCTCCATCGGTCCTGGCCCAGCTGATACCTATGGCACGGGCTCTGTTCAAATTTTCTTCATTTTCTACATGATTTACGGCATGACTTAGTTCTTTAAAAATATCTTTAATACCGATGACCCCGTCAACAGAAGACTTGACTATGCCTCTGGGGGTTTTAACATCGGTGACCTTGGCGGCACAGGGGGAGATAAAGAAAACCCCGACCCTATCAGTCCGGTCTTTATATTTATCCTTAACAATACGGGCACTCAGCTCCATAGGAGATATCATGGGAACCAGCTGATCAATAAGAGAAGGGAATCGTGTCTCTACAAGACGAACCACAACCGGACAGGAGGAAGAGATCAGAGGATTATCACTATTCTGCTGCTTAAGATAGTCTCTGGTCTCTCTGCTCAGAATTTCGGCTGCCACAGCCACTTCAAAAACATCATCGAAACCCATTGATTTTAAAGCGGTCAGGATTTTGTTACAGGATAGGGTAACTGGAAACTGACCGTACAACGTAGGTGCTGGTATGGCAATTTTAAAATCGAAATCATCCAGCATGGACAGAGGATCTGAAATAGCCTTCTTGGCCCCGGAAGGACAGGTTCTGATACACTCACCGCAGTCGATGCAGCGCTCAGCGGTAATCCAGGCCCGCCCTTTCTGTACCCGGATAGCCTCGGTGGGGCAACCCTTAATACAGACAGTACAGCCCTTACACAGAGCTTCATCCAGTGTGACTGAGTGAAAGTATTTTACGGGCATCTGATTATCCGTTCATATACAGCAGAATGGTAACTGTTGTTCCCTGGCCGATAACCGTATCAATATGAAGACTGTCAGAATTCCTCTGAATATTCATAAGACCCATTCCTGCTCCAAACCCCAGCTCTCTGGCTGCTTCACAGGCAGTGGTATAACCTTCCTGCATTGCCTGATCCAGATCAGGTATACCGGGACCTGTATCTTCCAGCACAATTTTGATCTGTTCAGGATTAAGGGTCACCACAATCTTTCCGCCATCAGCATGTATAACCATATTGATTTCGGCTTCATACATGGAAATAGCGGTCTTTTTTATTACCGGTGAAGGTATTCCCAACTGTTTGAGTTTCTTCTTTATATCACTTGATGCACGGCCGGCCAGGGAATAATCATCTCCGGAGACCTCATATTCAAAAATCATTGTAAAAGAATACACCAGCTTTTAAAATGAATCAAATTATATCGATTTAAATTATGACTTTATAAAGCTGCTTATTCGAAGGAAAATAGTAAGTACTTTGAAAGAGTTTCATTGACTAATTGAAATATTATTATAAAATGGGAGCTATACAGACAGATATGATTTTATCATAAGAACATATTTATCCATTTCATACAAACTTGCACTGTTCTATGCTTTAATAGCGGCAATGCTTAATCGAGGAATACAATGAATCCTTTTCTATCAGACAGAGAAAATAAAATACTGAATATGCTTATTGAAGACTACAATCTGTCAGTTACCAAAATAAGTGAAATGCTGGGAGTTTCAGCTGTAACGATCCGTAGTGATCTCTCAAGCATGGAGGAAAAAGGTTTTATATTAAGGACCAGAGGCGGCGCCCTCCCTGTGTTCCATCCTGATATTATTCAGAGTCAGAGACAGAAACAGGAAGAGAAAAACAGAATAGCAAAAGCCGCGGCCGACATGGTTGAAGAGGGAGACGCCATCATGATCGATGATGGAACCACTACTTCTCTGGTACTTAAATATCTGATGGGAAAGAGAAACATCCATGTGGTTACCAACTCCACCCTGGCCCTGACTTATGCCAGAGTTAATCCTACCCTCCATCTGACAGTGGTTGGCGGTGAATTCAAACCTGGATCTGAATCTCTAGTCGGTCCTGTATCCCTGTCACATCTGGAGCGCTACCATGTTAAATATGCCTTTGTAGGAACCGGAGGATTTTCTGCCGAAACCGGCATGACCACTCATATTGAAGAGTCTGCGGAAATAATTAAATATATGGCCCGGCAGTCAGATAATACAATCCTTCTGGCAGATTCCGGAAAATACGGAAAATCAGGGTTTGTTAAAATCCTGCCTCTGGATAGTGTTGATATGATTATCACCGACACAGATATGAATAAAGAGCAGGTGGATGAAATTTTAGAAAAAGGGATTAAGGTAAAACAGGTGTGATTAAAAGGCTTCTTATATCTCCATATAATGATCCTTTTCTCAATCTTGCAATAGAACATTATTTACTCGAGAAACTGAACAATGAAGAGGAGATTCTTCTCCTCTATATTAATGATCCTGCCGTTGTAATCGGACGATTTCAGAATCCATGGCTTGAATGCACTCCTAACAGAACAAAAGACACCTATCTTATAAGAAGAGAGAGTGGCGGCGGCACCGTCTATCACGACAGAGGGAACCTTAACTTTTCATTTATTCAGAATATAGAATCTTACGACCGTAAGAATAATCTTGAACAAATCTGCATGATAATGAAAAACTGTGGAATTGATCTGAGTATCAATAAAAGAAATGATCTGACCGTAGAGCATGAGGGAAAGATATACAAAATAAGCGGAAGCGCCTTTCGGCATAAAAAAGACAGGGCCTTTCATCATGGAACAGTTCTGATTGAATCAGAAACAAAGCGCCTGAAAGAATCAATAACCCCGGGTACTCAGAAAGTTTTCACAAAGATATCAGGAACTGCCTCAAACAGGTCGGAAATAATAAATCTAAACCGTGTTAATACAAAGTTGACCATGGAAATGGTGCTCAATACTTTCCGCTCTCTATATGAAAAGAGAGAAGATTATATATTTGAAGACTGGGATGAAGATGAGTGGGAGAAACTGTCTGAACACGACTCGGTACAGCAGGAGAGAACCCTGCTGCTTTCGGAAGACTGGATACTGGGAAAGACACCCGCATTCAGACAGGACATTAGCTCTTTCCATCCTCCTGAAACAGATGGATGGGAGATAAGTGTTTCAAAGGGGACGATTGAAGACTCTGTCAGGGAACTTTCATTTCTTAAGGGGATTCATTACGGGCGGCGCCATACTGTAGACGAGCTTAAAAAGAAGTTGCGGGGGCAGTCAGTGTTCGGACTTGGAGAAGATGAACTTTTCAGCAGGCTTATTCTTTTTATCGGATAGAAAACTGCAGTTTCGTCCCTCTTCCTTCGCCCTATAAAGATATTTATCTGCCAGTGCGGTTATCCTGTTTAAATGATCGCTGCTATCTTCCGTCGGAATCTCACCGTAAATTCCGCAACTGAAATTCACATTGAATGTATTATCTCCGGATTTGAACTCCACTGTAGAAAATTCTTCCCGCACCAATTCAACCCTTGCGGCGGCCTCAGCAGCCGGAAAGTTACCGGATAAGATTATAAGCTCCTCTCCGCCGTATCGGCCCACACAGTCCAGAGGCCTTTTGAAATAATCATCCAGAAGCGACCCGAAAGCTTTCAACACTTCATCTCCCGCATGATGACCGTAGCTGTCATTGACAATCTTAAAGTGATCCAGATCTATCATAGCCAGGGAAATCGGGAAATTATTTCTTCGACATACTCTCAGGATATTCTTGCTCTGCCTTAGAAATTCCCGGCGGTTTACAAGCCCTGTGAGACTGTCGACCGAAGACTGATACTTGAGGAGTTTATTGAGTTCAGTCATCTGCTCGGTCTGCATAGCATTTCTTATAGCAATACCTACATAGGAAGCCAGAGCTCTCAGATTATCAAGATCCTGACTGTTGTAAGAATTGGGATTCTTACCCTCAACCGTAAGAACCCCCTCAAGTTCGCCCAGATGCAATAAGGGAATACAGATAACAGATTCAAGGAGATTATTCTCATTACCTTTCATAGGTTTAAGATTTCTTACATATTTAGAAGCATCGGCGTTGATGCTCCTGACAAATACTTCCTGTTTATTCCGCACACACCAGGCAATAATACTGTCCGTATCCTCTTTATGCAGAGTAAAAGGCTCAATTCTCTCACCCTTGTTCAGAGTGAATTTCACATTGATTTCATTTCCCTTCACAGTTGAAATTGAGAGGAGATCTACAGGCATAAGAACATTCATCTGAGCATAAATCAGATTCAGGATTTTTCCCAGATCCAGTGTGGACACCAGCTCCTGACCAATTGTACTGACCAGCTGCAGTCGATGATTCTGTTCCTGCAGCTCACGTTTTTCCTGCTTGAAAACCGAATGCAGCACCTCAGTGCTGCGAAGTTTTTCATTTATCTTCTGAATCTCTTTACTGGAATGCAGAGCTTTCTGAAAATCACCTTTCTGTTCAAAAATCTCGGCGGCAACCTGATGATACATAATCGGATCAAGATCCAATACCTGATTTTCATCCAGATCTTCGATCAGTTTTTCGGCTTTTTCATACTCTCCCAGTTTAAGAAGAAGAGTGGCATAGTGATAGACAACTTGTGTATGCCCCTCCTGAAAGAGATGCTGACTGCTTTTTTCAAGCCCCTTCTCCAGGTAATTCTGGGCTTCTTCCAACCTACTCTGTTTGATCAGCATGGCACTGATCTCATCCAGAATAGAACATTCAATCATGGGGGAACCCAGCTTTCCGGCTTCCTCAAGAGCATCATTCAGACGTTCAAAGGCTTCGTCATACCTTTCAAGACCGTTCAGAGCACAACCTATATTCAGAGCCAGCACATTATTCAGCAGAGACAGTTCCTCTCCCTGCACATAGCTTCTGGCGACCCGGAAATAATCGTAGGCATCCTTGAATTCCATCTGATCCAGCTTGATAACACCCTTGCCATTGGCACTGAGAATCTGAAACAGATTATTCCCCAGACGGGCAGCCATATTTCCGCATTTCACAAATGAGTTAAAGGCATCTTTATAAACAGCACTGTCAAGAAAGTAAGCTGC harbors:
- a CDS encoding diguanylate cyclase, which translates into the protein MNPEIQSTIDSRLQNGYLLTYKSLKDAQEEAENCLDDSEQALYFKGVINSRILLSLIALRKGETDLARERLTLIEEELNASSSVSEDSLMRMSQVRAAYFLDSAVYKDAFNSFVKCGNMAARLGNNLFQILSANGKGVIKLDQMEFKDAYDYFRVARSYVQGEELSLLNNVLALNIGCALNGLERYDEAFERLNDALEEAGKLGSPMIECSILDEISAMLIKQSRLEEAQNYLEKGLEKSSQHLFQEGHTQVVYHYATLLLKLGEYEKAEKLIEDLDENQVLDLDPIMYHQVAAEIFEQKGDFQKALHSSKEIQKINEKLRSTEVLHSVFKQEKRELQEQNHRLQLVSTIGQELVSTLDLGKILNLIYAQMNVLMPVDLLSISTVKGNEINVKFTLNKGERIEPFTLHKEDTDSIIAWCVRNKQEVFVRSINADASKYVRNLKPMKGNENNLLESVICIPLLHLGELEGVLTVEGKNPNSYNSQDLDNLRALASYVGIAIRNAMQTEQMTELNKLLKYQSSVDSLTGLVNRREFLRQSKNILRVCRRNNFPISLAMIDLDHFKIVNDSYGHHAGDEVLKAFGSLLDDYFKRPLDCVGRYGGEELIILSGNFPAAEAAARVELVREEFSTVEFKSGDNTFNVNFSCGIYGEIPTEDSSDHLNRITALADKYLYRAKEEGRNCSFLSDKKNKPAEKFIFSKSEH
- a CDS encoding DeoR/GlpR family DNA-binding transcription regulator, with the protein product MNPFLSDRENKILNMLIEDYNLSVTKISEMLGVSAVTIRSDLSSMEEKGFILRTRGGALPVFHPDIIQSQRQKQEEKNRIAKAAADMVEEGDAIMIDDGTTTSLVLKYLMGKRNIHVVTNSTLALTYARVNPTLHLTVVGGEFKPGSESLVGPVSLSHLERYHVKYAFVGTGGFSAETGMTTHIEESAEIIKYMARQSDNTILLADSGKYGKSGFVKILPLDSVDMIITDTDMNKEQVDEILEKGIKVKQV
- a CDS encoding LysO family transporter; the protein is MLTVIIIMSVGMIAGFILRKYKKLYQGLDKTVSYVIYLLLFLLGITVGQNETIIRNFHLIGLKALLITVASVGGSILLAAVVFHFFFRHDHIELGTEDDVHDGAEVSAKKLQGEDA
- a CDS encoding ATP-binding protein, translated to MIFEYEVSGDDYSLAGRASSDIKKKLKQLGIPSPVIKKTAISMYEAEINMVIHADGGKIVVTLNPEQIKIVLEDTGPGIPDLDQAMQEGYTTACEAARELGFGAGMGLMNIQRNSDSLHIDTVIGQGTTVTILLYMNG
- a CDS encoding lipoate--protein ligase family protein, which codes for MIKRLLISPYNDPFLNLAIEHYLLEKLNNEEEILLLYINDPAVVIGRFQNPWLECTPNRTKDTYLIRRESGGGTVYHDRGNLNFSFIQNIESYDRKNNLEQICMIMKNCGIDLSINKRNDLTVEHEGKIYKISGSAFRHKKDRAFHHGTVLIESETKRLKESITPGTQKVFTKISGTASNRSEIINLNRVNTKLTMEMVLNTFRSLYEKREDYIFEDWDEDEWEKLSEHDSVQQERTLLLSEDWILGKTPAFRQDISSFHPPETDGWEISVSKGTIEDSVRELSFLKGIHYGRRHTVDELKKKLRGQSVFGLGEDELFSRLILFIG
- a CDS encoding [Fe-Fe] hydrogenase large subunit C-terminal domain-containing protein; protein product: MPVKYFHSVTLDEALCKGCTVCIKGCPTEAIRVQKGRAWITAERCIDCGECIRTCPSGAKKAISDPLSMLDDFDFKIAIPAPTLYGQFPVTLSCNKILTALKSMGFDDVFEVAVAAEILSRETRDYLKQQNSDNPLISSSCPVVVRLVETRFPSLIDQLVPMISPMELSARIVKDKYKDRTDRVGVFFISPCAAKVTDVKTPRGIVKSSVDGVIGIKDIFKELSHAVNHVENEENLNRARAIGISWARTDGEGSAVHSENHISVDGIDHVIDVLENLENGHIKNVDFVEMMSCPGGCVGGPLTVENPYIARNIITSRERSHQAPMEHDSSGEGYNTIDMIGLQWTEEIESCATHLLDPDYKKAMEMMEEMEIIRQGLPGLDCGSCGAPSCKALAEDIVRGKTTETDCVFMLREKIRELTREMIELESRLPPGLDR
- a CDS encoding lysine exporter LysO family protein; its protein translation is MKNSLIILAFFAAGVLLGALGDAGGWIPEALGSMSTYVLYVLMCLVGFGIGGDTDSLRVLKETNLKIVLVPLSIVAGSLGGAALISVFVQGLDLQEVLAISGGFGYYSLSSLFITELRGELPGTIALLANIMREIITLLMTPLFVRWAGPLGPIASGGATSMDTTLPIISLYSGKQYAVISLFNGIVLTVLVPFLVPFILSF
- the alr gene encoding alanine racemase — protein: MYDYSRSKRATRALIHLENLIWNLEKVREFIGPDRKLCLAVKADAYGHGAVAISMTALKHGVTHLAVSNLDEGKELREAGITAPIILLSYPQENEYEDVIDYKLEPFVGDEEYLNRLNLMVREKEAPPLTIHIKIDTGMGRIGCPPEDAPYLARLADTAKGLKIGGICTHFPVSDSMDPENQAFTEEQTNTLSDIKKEILSMNIDPGLVHAANSGGIFLHKKSHLDMVRLGISAYGYLPHSSMAKTEELKPVMELKTRIAFLKTVSPGQTVSYGRTWTAKEECRIASIPVGYADGYMRLLSGKAEFLIKGKRYPIAGRVCMDQLMINLGNERDIKVGDEVTIFGPDRAGPDASELADLIGTISYEITCAVNKRVPRIYTS